A region from the Gossypium hirsutum isolate 1008001.06 chromosome A08, Gossypium_hirsutum_v2.1, whole genome shotgun sequence genome encodes:
- the LOC121205087 gene encoding serine/arginine-rich splicing factor 11, with protein sequence MEEKLPNLSQDKPEVGKSSKRSSSTNANGTGDSSLKVKRDNISQTQTSSSSSTTTDKPEQPKSSRRTSSANRTDPSLKEKRDKNSQSTQSCSSFSDMPEQPKSSKRSSSTNVKSRVEGTKEKRDKPKHSKKPSKNSSSDTVSKPKKAPKDLSQITDSNSEDLPKKSSRRKKTKDGGVSGTTKRNQTQDLDSGSEFGSESRDGSGFEDGEESTRETYIYILFALAETKRRLHLFLLDSFSSFPPWENLV encoded by the exons ATGGAGGAGAAGCTGCCAAATCTCTCACAAG ATAAACCAGAAGTGGGTAAATCATCAAAGCGAAGTTCATCTACAAATGCAAATGGCACCGGAGATTCTTCATTAAAAGTAAAACGTGACAATATCTCACAAACCCAaacctcatcatcatcatcaacaacaacAGATAAACCAGAGCAACCCAAATCATCGAGGCGCACTTCATCTGCAAACAGAACAGATCCTTCATTAAAGGAAAAACGAGATAAAAATTCACAAAGTACCCAAAGTTGTTCTTCATTTTCAGATATGCCCGAACAACCCAAATCATCAAAACGCAGTTCATCGACGAACGTGAAATCCAGGGTGGAAGGTACAAAGGAGAAACGAGATAAGCCTAAACATTCGAAGAAGCCATCGAAGAACTCTTCTTCAGATACTGTTAGCAAGCCTAAAAAAGCACCCAAAGATCTGAGTCAAATCACTGACTCGAACTCGGAAGACCTACCGAAGAAAAGCAGTCGTCGGAAAAAGACGAAAGACGGCGGCGTTAGCGGAACAACCAAGCGGAACCAGACCCAGGATTTGGATTCCGGGTCGGAGTTTGGGTCCGAATCTAGAGATGGTTCGGGTTTTGAAGATGGGGAAGAAAGTACAAGagaaacttatatatatatattgtttgctTTAGCGGAAACCAAGAGGAGATTACACCTTTTTTTattggattctttttcttctttcccaCCTTGGGAAAACCTTGTATGA
- the LOC121204687 gene encoding uncharacterized protein: protein MNTKTMRLPPRRVSMPNNKRKERDDFDIKRLNPPPLAKLPKPAVSLAGSEKAASQPGLSNQLLAGYLAHEFLTHGTLFGQTWDLARPQQTEAESRKRIVEDSAPNQRSDAEPKPREEKRQRYVEVASLLKTDGAHIPGIVNPTQLARFLQM, encoded by the coding sequence ATGAATACCAAAACGATGCGTTTACCGCCCCGTCGGGTTTCCATGCCCAACAACAAACGAAAAGAGAGAGACGATTTTGACATCAAACGGTTAAACCCTCCACCACTCGCAAAGTTACCCAAGCCGGCTGTTTCCTTAGCCGGCTCCGAAAAAGCCGCTTCCCAGCCGGGTCTCTCCAACCAGCTCCTGGCTGGATACCTGGCCCACGAGTTCCTCACTCATGGGACGCTGTTCGGCCAAACGTGGGACCTGGCTCGACCGCAACAAACGGAGGCCGAATCCAGAAAGCGAATCGTAGAAGACTCGGCTCCGAACCAGAGATCCGACGCCGAGCCGAAGCCAAGGGAGGAGAAGCGTCAAAGGTACGTCGAAGTGGCGAGTTTGCTGAAGACAGATGGGGCCCACATACCGGGCATCGTCAACCCGACCCAACTCGCCCGTTTCTTACAGATGTGA